One window of the Eucalyptus grandis isolate ANBG69807.140 chromosome 8, ASM1654582v1, whole genome shotgun sequence genome contains the following:
- the LOC104456979 gene encoding CRS2-associated factor 2, mitochondrial isoform X2, whose translation MARLPFLRRVALKTLPLRPGSSRALLLLLRRPLSDVADDDPPFCPKPPGRAPRPRKEPAGSSPAGDPDRPVGPDLPFDFRYSYSETSAAVEPIGFREPRRFSPFGPGRIDRTWTGTSAPTRVAPDPEKATGERERALGAPLSEEEVAELVERYRHSDCNRQINLGKGGVTHNMLDDIHNHWKRAETVRIKCLGVPTHDMDNVCFHLEDKSGGKIIYRNINILLLYRGRHYDPKQKPVIPLMLWKPYAPIYPKLVKNVAEGLTFEETKEMRNRGLTSPPLMKLTRNGVYVNVVEKVREAFKTEEVVRLDCKYVGTSDCKLIGMKLRDLVPCVPILFKDEQIILWRGKRDTESTSTSHA comes from the exons ATGGCGAGACTCCCTTTTCTCCGCCGGGTCGCCCTCAAAACCCTACCTTTACGCCCCGGGAGCTCGcgcgccctcctcctcctcctccggcggcCCCTCTCAGACGTCGCCGACGACGACCCTCCGTTCTGTCCTAAGCCCCCCGGCCGAGCCCCAAGACCCCGGAAGGAACCCGCGGGATCAAgcccggccggcgacccggatcGCCCGGTCGGGCCGGACCTCCCCTTCGACTTCAGGTACTCGTACTCGGAGACGAGCGCGGCCGTCGAGCCCATCGGGTTCCGCGAGCCGCGGCGGTTCTCTCCGTTCGGGCCCGGCCGGATCGACAGGACCTGGACGGGGACTTCCGCGCCGACCCGAGTGGCGCCGGACCCGGAGAAGGCGACGGGGGAGAGGGAGCGGGCCCTGGGAGCCCCGCTTTCGGAGGAGGAAGTGGCGGAGCTCGTCGAGCGGTATCGGCACAGCGATTGCAATCGCCAGATTAATCTGG GCAAAGGAGGAGTTACTCACAACATGTTGGATGACATCCACAATCACTGGAAAAGGGCCGAAACAGTTAGGATTAAGTGCCTGGGAGTGCCGACGCATGACATGGACAATGTGTGCTTTCATCTTGAG GACAAATCTGGTGGGAAGATAATTTACCGCAATATCAATATCCTCCTCTTGTATCGAGGTCGACATTATGATCCAAAGCAAAAACCAGTTATACCTCTCATGCTGTGGAAGCCTTATGCACCAATATACCCGAAGCTTGTGAAGAATGTTGCAGAAGGGTTGACATTtgaggaaacaaaagaaatgagaaacagAGGACTGACCTCTCCCCCTTTAATGAAACTTA CGAGGAATGGCGTGTATGTCAATGTGGTGGAGAAAGTGAGGGAAGCATTCAAGACTGAAGAGGTTGTGAGGTTAGACTGCAAATATGTGGGTACAAGTGACTGCAAACTGATTGGCATGAAACTTCGA GATTTGGTACCATGTGTTCCTATATTATTTAAGGATGAGCAGATCATCCTCtggagggggaagagagataCTGAGTCAACCTCCACTTCACATGCATGA
- the LOC104416534 gene encoding CST complex subunit STN1, giving the protein MDKSLSLVHVKLLAFDLLSLAQSPPDTPTFSRDGVSLSRAEVLGVVVYREHKPGRFLKFAVDDGTGCVPCILWLNHATSPYFARQRPQGVRLIADVANSQASLVKLGAVARVRGRITSYRGAVQITASSVAVERDPNAEVLHWLDCLKLARRVYDRP; this is encoded by the coding sequence atggACAAATCACTATCCCTCGTCCACGTCAAGCTCCTAGCCTTCGACCTCCTCTCCCTGGCCCAATCCCCGCCCGACACCCCGACCTTCTCCCGCGACGGCGTCTCCCTTTCGCGTGCCGAGGTGCTCGGCGTCGTCGTCTACCGCGAGCACAAGCCCGGCCGCTTCCTCAAGTTTGCGGTCGACGACGGCACCGGCTGCGTCCCCTGCATCCTCTGGCTCAACCACGCCACCTCTCCCTACTTCGCCCGCCAACGCCCGCAAGGTGTTCGACTGATTGCCGATGTGGCGAACAGCCAGGCTTCGCTGGTGAAGCTGGGCGCGGTCGCTCGAGTGCGCGGCAGGATCACGAGCTACCGGGGCGCGGTGCAGATCACGGCGTCCAGCGTCGCGGTCGAGAGGGACCCAAACGCAGAGGTGCTGCATTGGCTGGATTGCTTGAAGCTGGCTCGAAGGGTCTATGATCGCCCATGA
- the LOC104416524 gene encoding LOW QUALITY PROTEIN: methylcrotonoyl-CoA carboxylase subunit alpha, mitochondrial-like (The sequence of the model RefSeq protein was modified relative to this genomic sequence to represent the inferred CDS: inserted 1 base in 1 codon), translated as MPSSMALLILRRNLHGRTSSLLQARLFSRSPEAAAAGAPKRRTSEPKPIEKILVANRGEIACRIFRTARRLGIPTVAVYSDADAGALHVRSADEAVRIGPAPARLSYLSGASIVDAALRAGAQAIHPGYGFLSESAEFAQLCEDNGLTFIGPPASAIRDMGDKSASKKIMGSAGVPLVPGYHGDEQDIDFMRSEAEKIGYPILIKPTHGGGGKGMRIVQSTNEFVDSFLGAQREAAASFGVDKILLEKYITRPRHIEVQIFGDKYGNVLYLNERDCSVQRRHQKIIEEAPAPNVTSDFRTHLGQAAVSAAKAVNYHNAGTVEFIVDTASGQFYFMEMNTRLQVEHPVTEMIVGQDLVEWQIRVANDEPLPIDQSEVPLLGHAFEARIYAENVPKGFLPATGVLHHYRPVPGTSSVRVDTGVEEGDTVSMHYDPMIAKLVVWGESRSAALVKLKDSLSKFQVAGLPTNINFLRKLANHWAFEDGDVETHFIEHFKDDLFDDSCHENEAYKEAIYSAALVAACICNKENSNFREGGNGLNSIWYANXPFRVNHCAKRVFEFKWDNDYDSTGSKPLVLSLTYQADGQYDIEVEGEGTSLGFHVKVTYLGNHDFRVEVDGVSVQVSLATYEKDLDKHIHIWHGSKHHHFRQKLGQPLFDDDDSQHKPSFEMASHPQGTVVAPMAGLVVKVLAKDGMRVEEGQPILVLEAMKMEHVVKAPSAGHLHGLAVTAGQQVPDSSVLFSIKE; from the exons aTGCCTTCTTCGATGGCGTTGCTGATCCTCCGTCGCAACCTCCATGGTCGAACCTCCTCGCTCCTCCAGGCGAGGCTCTTCTCCCGTTCGCcggaagcggcggcggcgggggctcCGAAGCGGCGAACCTCGGAGCCGAAGCCCATCGAGAAAATACTGGTGGCGAACCGAGGCGAGATAGCTTGCAGGATCTTTAGGACGGCGAGAAGGCTGGGGATTCCGACCGTCGCCGTCTACAgcgacgccgacgccggcgCTCTTCACGTCAGGTCCGCCGACGAGGCCGTCCGCATCGGCCCCGCTCCGGCTCGCCTCAGTTACCTCAGCGGAGCGTCCATCGTCGACGCCGCGCTTCGCGCCGGTGCTCAG GCTATCCACCCAGGATATGGTTTTCTGTCAGAGTCAGCTGAATTTGCTCAGCTCTGTGAAGATAATGGTCTCACCTTCATTGGTCCTCCTGCGTCAGCTATTAGAGACATGGGTGACAAAAG TGCATCAAAAAAGATAATGGGTTCTGCTGGGGTTCCGCTTGTGCCTGGGTATCATGGTGATGAACAGGACATTGACTTTATGAGATCGGAAGCAGAGAAGATTGGTTATCCCATTTTGATAAAACCAACACATGGAGGTGGGGGGAAG GGTATGAGGATTGTTCAAAGTACAAATGAATTCGTTGATTCCTTCTTAGGAGCACAACGTGAGGCTGCTGCTTCTTTTGGCGTAGACAAGATCTTACTGGAGAAATATATCACAAGACCGAGACATATAGAAGTCCAG ATATTTGGAGACAAGTATGGAAATGTACTCTACTTAAATGAGAGAGATTGCAGTGTACAAAGAAGACATCAGAAGATTATTGAAGAAGCTCCTGCT CCAAATGTTACTAGCGACTTCCGCACCCACTTGGGTCAAGCTGCTGTTTCCGCAGCCAAG GCAGTAAATTATCACAATGCTGGCACTGTGGAGTTCATAGTTGATACTGCTTCTGGCCAATTTTACTTCATGGAGATGAATACCCGTCTACAG GTTGAACATCCTGTGACTGAGATGATTGTCGGTCAAGACCTTGTCGAGTGGCAAATTCGTGTTGCCAATGATGAACCCCTTCCCATTGATCAGTCAGAGGTTCCATTGTTAG GTCATGCATTTGAAGCCAGAATATATGCTGAAAATGTTCCTAAAGGATTTCTTCCAGCGACTGGAGTCCTTCATCACTATCGTCCTGTTCCAGGCACATCAAGTG TGAGGGTCGATACTGGAGTTGAGGAAGGAGACACTGTTAGCATGCATTATGATCCTATGATTGCGAAGCTTGTTGTATGGGGAGAAAGCCGCAGTGCAGCACTGGTTAAACTGAAGGATAGCTTGTCAAAGTTTCAG GTTGCAGGCCTTCCAACCAATATAAATTTTCTCAGAAAGCTTGCTAATCATTGGGCATTTGAGGATGGAGATGTGGAAACTCATTTTATTGAGCACTTTAAAGATGACCTCTTTGATGATTCCTGTCATGAAAACGAGGCATACAAGGAGGCTATATATAGTGCAGCCCTGGTTGCTGCATGCATTTGcaataaggaaaattcaaattttagagAAG GAGGCAATGGATTAAACTCCATATGGTACGCTA CCCCTTTTCGAGTCAATCACTGTGCGAAGCGTGTCTTTGAATTTAAGTGGGATAATGATTATGATAGCACTGGCTCAAAACCACTGGTGCTTTCTCTTACTTATCAGGCTGATGGGCAATATGATATCGAG GTAGAAGGAGAAGGCACTTCCTTGGGCTTTCATGTCAAAGTGACATACCTAGGCAACCATGACTTTAGAGTTGAAGTCGATGGTGTCAGTGTTCAAGTTAGTTTAGCAACCTACGAAA AGGATTTGGataagcatattcatatctgGCACGGGTCTAAACATCATCATTTCAGACAGAAACTGGGACAGCCATTGTTTGACGACGACGACAGCCAGCACAAGCCCAGTTTTGAGATGGCATCACATCCACAGGGAACGGTAGTGGCACCAATGGCAGGTTTAGTGGTTAAGGTCCTGGCGAAGGATGGGATGCGAGTGGAGGAAGGTCAACCTATATTGGTTTTAGAAGCAATGAAAATGGAG CATGTTGTCAAAGCACCGTCTGCTGGGCATCTTCATGGGCTTGCCGTAACTGCTGGTCAACAGGTTCCTGACAGTAGTGTTCTCTTCAGCATCAAG GAATAG
- the LOC108954529 gene encoding TMV resistance protein N: MVSSKKNYHVFVSFRGTDVRNNFLHDLYAALNQKGIYTFVDSEELRKGEQISPALMRAIEESRIAIIIFSEDYASSRWCLEELVKIMECKAQKELIVLPVFYKVEPREVRLGRKAYGIAMTKHEKDPEKDRKTVETWKKALFDAGSLSGWTCDNGDEAEVIQSIVKELPIRLDRTPLDVAKYPVGIESRVKKLKSLSQEELDGDDVLMIGIWGLGGIGKTTIAKAIYNAIEGQFRGAIFLERVRETSKKCNGLVELQEKLLSQLPPRNLSVYSESGGSSLIRENLRHKKVLLVLDDVDDLRQLDMLAGGGDWFGKGSRIFVTSRDKHLFTSLRCKYCVYEVKPLEVDEALDLFICHAFPNSQKVEIRKDIIDRAVHYARGLPLALEVLGSFLCGRNELAWESELHKLSNSPKENIDQILKISFYGLEKNERGNFP, from the exons ATGGTCTCTTCCAAAAAGAATTACCATGTGTTCGTGAGTTTTAGAGGCACGGACGTCCGCAACAACTTCCTCCATGATCTCTATGCAGCTCTGAATCAGAAAGGGATATACACTTTTGTGGATAGCGAGGAGCTTAGGAAAGGAGAGCAAATATCACCGGCGCTTATGAGAGCAATCGAGGAATCGCGCATCGCGATTATCATTTTCTCCGAGGACTACGCTTCCTCACGGTGGTGTTTGGAAGAGTTGGTGAAGATCATGGAGTGCAAGGCACAGAAGGAGCTGATTGTGTTGCCTgtattttacaaagtggaaccaaGAGAAGTAAGATTGGGGAGAAAGGCTTATGGGATAGCTATGACTAAGCATGAGAAGGATCCTGAGAAGGATCGGAAGACAGTGGAGACATGGAAGAAAGCTCTCTTCGATGCTGGTAGCTTGTCTGGGTGGACTTGCGATAATGG AGATGAAGCAGAGGTCATACAAAGCATTGTAAAGGAATTACCAATTCGTCTAGACCGAACACCCTTGGATGTTGCTAAATATCCAGTTGGAATAGAGTCCCGAGttaaaaaactaaaatcattGTCACAAGAAGAGTTGGATGGTGATGATGTTCTCATGATAGGTATATGGGGACTTGGAGGCATAGGGAAGACTACGATTGCTAAAGCGATATATAATGCTATTGAAGGACAGTTTCGGGGAGCTATATTTTTGGAGCGAGTTAGAGAAACTTCAAAGAAATGCAATGGTCTAGTTGAGTTGCAAGAAAAACTTCTTTCTCAATTACCTCCTAGAAATCTTTCAGTCTATAGTGAAAGTGGAGGAAGTAGTTTGATAAGGGAAAATCTTCGTCATAAGAAGGTTCTCCTGgttcttgatgatgttgatgatttGCGTCAACTGGATATGTTAGCTGGAGGAGGTGATTGGTTTGGCAAAGGAAGCAGAATATTTGTGACATCAAGGGACAAACATTTGTTTACTTCTCTTCGTTGCAAATATTGTGTGTATGAAGTTAAACCTTTAGAGGTTGATGAGGCACTTGACCTTTTTATTTGTCATGCCTTTCCAAACAGCCAGAAAGTTGAAATAAGAAAGGATATCATAGATAGAGCAGTGCATTACGCTAGGGGCCTTCCATTAGCCCTCGAAGTGTTGGGCTCATTCTTATGTGGAAGAAACGAACTAGCATGGGAAAGTGAGCTGCATAAACTCTCCAATAGTCCAAAAGAAAATATCGATCAAATTCTGAAGATAAGCTTCTATGGATTGGAGAAGAATGAGAGGGGGAATTTTCCTTGA
- the LOC104428875 gene encoding uncharacterized protein LOC104428875 isoform X2: protein MRRDQDVKNSDFGEESEMQMLSSEDDAGTQILTQAQSLVEGSGAVLASEYKPVSKVDYLQETGCSVSGPLEVIRSYWPFNSKALKLLASLGQETWDLCIRN from the exons ATGAGAAGGGATCAAGATGTCAAAAATTCAGACTTCGGAGAGGAGAGTGAAATGCAGATGCTCAGTTCCGAAGATGATGCTGGCACTCAAATTCTAACTCAAGCTCAATCTCTCGTGGAAGGATCTGGTGCTGTCCTAGCATCAGAATATAAACCAGTTTCCAAAGTTGATTATTTGCAG GAGACAGGCTGTAGTGTTAGTGGGCCACTGGAGGTCATCAG GAGTTATTGGCCATTCAACAGCAAGGCCCTCAAGCTATTGGCTTCTTTGGGACAGGAAACATGGGATTTATGCATCAGGAACTAA
- the LOC120286707 gene encoding TMV resistance protein N-like: MASSKKNYHVFVSFRGTDVRNNFLSHLYAALDQNGIFTFLDSEELRKGKQISPSLMRAIEESRVAIIIFSEDYASSRWCLDELVKIMECKAQKELIVLPVFNKVEPREVRGGREAYRRAIAKHEIKFGKNSEKVKRWKKALLNAGSLSGWYISDG, from the coding sequence ATGGCCTCTTCCAAAAAGAATTACCATGTGTTTGTGAGTTTCAGAGGCACTGATGTCCGCAACAACTTCCTCAGTCATCTTTATGCAGCTCTAGATCAGAATGGAATATTCACTTTTTTGGATAGTGAGGAGCTCAGGAAAGGAAAGCAAATATCGCCGTCGCTTATGAGGGCGATCGAGGAATCGCGTGTCGCGATCATTATTTTCTCTGAAGACTATGCTTCCTCACGGTGGTGTTTGGATGAGTTGGTGAAGATCATGGAGTGCAAGGCACAAAAGGAGCTGATTGTGTTGCCAGTATTTAACAAAGTGGAACCAAGAGAAGTTAGAGGGGGGAGAGAGGCTTATAGGAGAGCTATCGCTAAGCATGAGATCAAGTTCGGGAAGAATTCGGAGAAAGTGAAGAGGTGGAAGAAGGCTCTCCTCAATGCTGGTAGCTTGTCTGGGTGGTATATTAGTGATGGGTAA
- the LOC104428875 gene encoding uncharacterized protein LOC104428875 isoform X1: MRRDQDVKNSDFGEESEMQMLSSEDDAGTQILTQAQSLVEGSGAVLASEYKPVSKVDYLQELLAIQQQGPQAIGFFGTGNMGFMHQELIEILSYAMVTAIRCCECVTSRFILNLTADILRSCISIV; the protein is encoded by the exons ATGAGAAGGGATCAAGATGTCAAAAATTCAGACTTCGGAGAGGAGAGTGAAATGCAGATGCTCAGTTCCGAAGATGATGCTGGCACTCAAATTCTAACTCAAGCTCAATCTCTCGTGGAAGGATCTGGTGCTGTCCTAGCATCAGAATATAAACCAGTTTCCAAAGTTGATTATTTGCAG GAGTTATTGGCCATTCAACAGCAAGGCCCTCAAGCTATTGGCTTCTTTGGGACAGGAAACATGGGATTTATGCATCAGGAACTAATTGAGATTCTTAGCTATGCAATGGTTACAGCCATAAGATGCTGTGAATGTGTTACGAGTCGTTTTATATTGAATTTGACTGCTGACATCTTGCGAAGTTGTATCTCTATTGTTTAA